CACCTACCATTTCAAGCCCGTAAACATAGCTTTCGCTTTTTTCTCCATCTGTCTGCCGGGTCATTTCGAGTGCATCCAGATAATATTTTTCCGCTTCTTTTGAATAATTGTTAAATTCAAGAAACAGCGCCACTGTAAACATGGCTTCTGCGGTTTTGCTATGTTTCTGTCCAAATTCCTTTTGTGCCTGTTTCAATGCTTTTTGGGCATTTTCCAATGCACCGGCCAAATCTCCCTTGTCGTATAGTGCCCAGGTTTTATCATCCAGTTTTGCATACGACTGTGCCCCTGAATAAAAAAAACAGCAGCCAATAATGACTGCTGTCAGAATAAAACTTCTTAAAACATTCATAATCAATATTTTATTTTTCTATCTTAAAAACAATAGTATAGGTGTTGGCAGAGCCTGCCGGAACGGTTGAAACACCGCTACCGCGTGTATTTCCATAACTATTGGCAAGCAATTGCTCCAATGGATTCATATTTCCTCTTGTGCCTGTTCCCTTGTTTAATACAATGGGTTCAAGGTTGATAGGATCCTGAGAGGCAATCAGCTTAAATACCTCTGTGCCAGTCGGGGGAAAAATGTCAAATACATAATCAAGTTCAATGCTTTCGCCAGGCATGATTCTGAATTCAGTGTTCGGAATTCTGACCTGACGTACATTATCATAAACAGGTATCAGCAGATTGACCACATTGTCAGGCTGAATG
The Sphingobacteriales bacterium DNA segment above includes these coding regions:
- a CDS encoding DUF4384 domain-containing protein, with product DVTELIKAYAQGNFLRNLEMVAENYNVEFEFIPVTVNADGTVKEKLSIDSKRDNNNTIVFKDGDHFKLKITNKGSKPAYYALIDIQPDNVVNLLIPVYDNVRQVRIPNTEFRIMPGESIELDYVFDIFPPTGTEVFKLIASQDPINLEPIVLNKGTGTRGNMNPLEQLLANSYGNTRGSGVSTVPAGSANTYTIVFKIEK